tatgattctataaagcacAACCATTACAGAATGAACCCACAGGCCTTCTGATGTATTTTTATCCCTCATAAGCAGAAGCTGAAATACAATTACTCAAGAGAAATAAAGCGTCCGCCCCCttaggggagtggggagggaaatcCCTCAGAAATTCCGCCAGTAAGCCAATCATGATGGGACGGAGGACAGACTAGACAGGGTCCTAATGGACAACAGGCCTTGACTGCAATGTAAGGAATGAATGAGCCTTCATTTCCATGACCGTAAGATTGTGTAATCTAATACAACACTTGaatgtgttagatagttaagctagtttttcttgttttctgtggCTATATGGCTGTagagatatatatataaaatttcagaagggatttttttttaaatgatagtgTTTTAATAAATTTCTTCTGCACTTAGTAAACCATTTCTAAATAATCAGGGAATGGTGGTTAGACGCAAAACATGAAGCTCCCAATACAATATCATAATAATAATTCCAGGTGTGGCATTCACAATAAAGgattaaagttaaaggtatcccctgtgcaagcaccgagtcatgtctgacccttggggtgacaccctccagcgttttcatggcagactcaatacggggtggtttgccagtgccttccccagacattaccgtttaccccccagcaagctgggtgctcattttaccgaccttggaaggatgagtcaaccttgagctggcggctgggatcgaactcccaccctcatgggcagagcttcagacagcatgtctgctgcctcaccactctgcgccaccagaggctcttaATAAAGGATTAGAAAGATCATAAACCACCACCTCTATCCAAGACCAAGATTTAATCTTATATGGGCATCCTCAAGTGTGAACCCAAAAGGAAGTGATTTAAGTGTTCCAATACAGTCCAAGAAACTTCATTCCCCACCTCTTGAAacacagagagaaagggagacagacagagagagcctcTATTGCGTGCCAGCTGTATGGAGCAATTTCACCACTCAGAACCGGAATCGCTGAGCGGTAGTGGTTAGTAACTGCTGACTCCTCCAGGCCCTAATCTCATTTCCATTTTCTATTTCAAGGGCCACATTGTCACCAAACCCTTGGCCACCTTCCCAATAGTGTCACCATTTCTCAGCAGTATGCGCAAGCAAATCTTACCCCGGAAGCTTTCTCTTTGCTTCTTGGCGACACTTGGGCCAGATCTGCTGGGCAAGAAGACCAGCTCCAAGACTCAAGGAGATCTTTGCTCAACATGGCTCACGTCTTTCTGGTTCCCATCCTGGGTACGTAACAATTTCTTCGTCAGCCTCCCCAACCTCCAGAGTCCCTCTCTTTCATCAGAGCCTGTGTGGCTTCATGGTTAAGAGAAACGGCCTCTAATCTGagcttgatttcccattcctcctacACCAGCAGGcggttgggtgacctttggcaagtgatagttctatcagagctctctcagtctcacctacctcacagggtgtctgttgtgccgAGGGGAAgagtaagcaattgtaagccccttggaagaagaagaggaggggacggtgagggagtggtggggaatagatTCCAGCTCCCTGCAGTGtgctgagggttggactagatggccctcaggatcccttccagctctatgtttctatttttttttctctgatggCACAAAAACAAACAATCGCGTCCCATTTTTTATGCCAAAACCCAAGGTGTTTGCTGATTGATCTACTAATTAAGCCCAGGAAGTGACTCAATTCTCTGCCTTTCTGGTTTGTTCTCTTTCCCAGTTTTCCTCCACGCCGTTCTCCCGCCAGACTCAGCTGCAGGTAATATTCAAGCTTATTCACATTGAGATGGGGGGTGTGGGGCAGGTTACTGGGAAGACTGGGATTTCATTCGCAGCAGGAGTTCTCAAACTGTGGTCTGAGACTAAGGAAGCCATTCCcgggtgggacatggggatcccccgGAAATAGAGGTAATTTccaagagacagagatcagttcccctggagaaaagggctgctctggaggtccctccctgctagggttgccagtactgggaaattcctggggactttgggggtgaagctgggagtgaacaggattttgggcaggaagggatactATGGTGTCAATCCTCCAaaggagcccttttctccaagaaaaGTGATCTCTCTTGTCTAGAGATGATCCaagagatccccaggttccacctggaggctggcatccttcctgcgccaaatcccgcccactcccaaatCCTGCCAACCcaccctggcaaccctaactgtgaCACCCAACCCGATTCTCGCCTATATGTAAGAATGTGCCTTATTCCGCATTCCTATTTTACTCTGTTAGGTTCCCatttctttattttcattttccctGTTCTGCGCGCATCTCacaccctctagtggtcgattagATATCCAAACGGATTTGTTTCCAGAGCCGAATTTGAGTCGAGGGGCACCTTCAAAACCAACAGAGTttcattcagggtataagctttcatgggcaaggcacacttcttcaggtgcagGGAGCGAAGCTGGAAATGAAGGTGTGTGTTACCAACCTGGCTGCACAAGGGAGCAAAACAGGTGTGTGAGAGGCAGGGACACAGAGGAAAAGGAACGTAcagatcctagagcaggggtagtcaaactgcggccctccagatgtccatggactacaattcccaggagcccctgccagcgaatgctggcagggtctcctgggaattgtagtccatggacatctggagggccgcagtttgactacccctgtcctagagaaagggaaaacatCTGAGTCCGATATTTGGCACTCCTTTGCATAcctacatgtgtgtgtgcatttataATTTACAAGGGCATGTTTATATCCCACTATAAATCACGATAGCTAAAAATCACAATAGCAAATAGCTACTCCAGCACTGAGAATCCTGAATGATATCTTTTCCCCTGGTCCCCTAGAGTTACATTTGCTGAACATGCAAGGAGCTTTGTTAACACAGGGGAGCAGTCAAAACTAACACCCCTCTTCAACCTGAGTTCGGAAATGTGTCCAAACCACCTCCCTAACTTCAGCCACAGGCATCGCTGGAGAATAAAAATAGACAAGGAAGACAGTCTTATTTTCATCAATCAAGAAACTCCTGATGCTCCAGAAGCAATTGTGAGAGAGTGGGACCATTAGTCAAGCTGGTCAGCTTTGATATTGTACCTGAGGACCACCTAGTTCTTTATAAACCTAGCTGACTGCTACAGTCTCCTTCAGAAGAAACGAAGAAgaagagaaccaggttcgattccccgctcttcctgcacacacagtaagcggggcgaccttgggctagtcacagttctcttagagttgttatCGCAGACCTCTCtgggcctcacctacttcaccgggtgcctgttgtggggagatgaaaggaaaggtgtttgaaagccactttgagacttcttcaggtagtgaacaggagggtattaaaaaccagctcttctcccctTCTTCTCACTGCACATATTAAAGAAAAGGGGTATACTGTGGAGGAAGGTTTAGCGTAGCTGCTGGGATTGGAGCCGTGTTTTTCTTTACCTGCCCAgacttctttcttcctctcctagAAGAACTCCCTTCCCCAGAACTTTTGGTGCATCCTGAATATCATCCATATTACGAAGGTGAAAATGTAGAGTTCAGTTGTGTGGCTAAGATCAATAAGACGGTGGGCGGATACCAATTCTTCAGCCGGGATGGGCCTGTGGTGCCCAAACTGGTCATTAATGGTTTTTGGAGCGGCCAGCTGTTTGTCACCGTTCAGAGGGAGAAAGCGGGAACTTACAGCTGCGAATACTGGAGGGGGGACATCGGCGAAGGGACCTCATCTCAGCGAAGCAACACAATCACGCTAGACGTGCAAGGTAGGCCCTGACCCTGACCAAAGCCATAGGCAAAAAGAAATTTGCCTATTTAAATTCCGCCAACAGCCCCCACCCTTGACGTTTTGGGCGCACAAAGGGACAGATTCACGTTTTATTTGTATCATTTTGTTCGCATCACAAGGCGTCACGCATCCTACGTGTCAGCAAACATCTGCTGCACAGAAAATAAACGTTCCGTTCACAGCACATTTGGATGTGCAATTCCCAGCCGCTCTGATCTCAAAGGACGGGAAGAAACTTCCGCTTTCGGTCTTAGCAAAAAGAGATCGGCGACCTCGGGGTGTAGCCCTGTGAGAGACTCATTTGTCCACAGGGTGGCAGGAAAGACCAATTTAGTCTCCCCTCTGCTGCCACAACCTGTCGCCACCTGCCTGGGAAAATCACGTGCACAGATGTCAAACAATAAGCATgcattgttaattttaaaagacaCGGGCATAAAACAAACTCCAACAATTGATGCTTTTTCCCACTTTGAGATTCGGGTAGGCTTTGACATGGGAAATAACGGGCATCACCGGTTTCCCGTTGCTTAAATAAAACCTGCGTCCAAAAGGATGTGTAAAGTCTATGCCTGGGTCGAGGACTACGGTTGCTTTTGGCCTTTGcattgccaggaaaaaaaatccagttttttCTCCCTTGCAGAAGCACCCAAAAAGCCATCCCTTGCTTTGAACCACATCCACCCAGAGAACAGATGGGGAGACTATGTGAGTTTGGTGTGTTCGGCTCCACCTGAAGCAAAGGAGATCGTGGAATTCCAGTATTTTGGAGACAGGCAGATCATCCAGGCCCCAAAGCCATTGAACAACACTGACATATACAACCTGAGCATCACTGAGCCGAAGGACCTGGGGAAGTTCAGGTGCGCCTATATCCAGTTCCTTTCTGGGCGAAACGTCCGCTCTAAGAAGAGTGACCCCGTCTTTATTGATCTGGCAGGTAAGACCTGAATCATCCTTACTTCCATCCAGCCTGCCCAAATTGTTTCTGTATGCGTCAAGCCTTACCCCCATTTAGTGGCAcctgagaagagccctgttggccAGCCCAAGGGTCTGCCTCCTCCTGTGTTCTGTTGCCCACAGTAGACAACCAGATGTTCCTCAAAAGCCTACTAGAGACCTGAAGGTCGGACCAAAGTCCAATTTAGTCCTATATTCTGTTTCTCATTGGTGGACAACCAAATGTTCCTCAAAAGCCTACTAGAGATCTGAAGGTCGGACCAAAGTCCAATCTAGTCCTATATTCTGTTTCTCAGTGGTGGACAACCAGATGTTCCTCAAAAGCCTACTAGAGATCTGAAGGTCGGACCAAAGTCCAATCTAGTCCTATATTCTGTTTCTCAGTGGTGGACAACCAGATGTTCCTCAAAAGCCTACTAGAGACCTGAAGGTCGGACCAAAGTCCAATCTAGTCCTATATTCTGTTTCTCAGTGGTGGACAACCAGATGTTCCTCAAAAGCCTACTAGAGACCTGAAGGTCGGACCAAAGTCCAATCTAGTCCTATATTCTGTTTCTCAGTGGTGGACAACCAGATGTTCCTCAAAAGCCTACTAGAGACCTGAAGGTCGGACCAAAGTCCAATCTAGTCCTATATTCTGTTTCTCAGTGGTGGACAACCAGATGTTCCTCAAAAGCCTACTAGAGATCTGAAGGTCGGACCAAAGTCCAATCTAGTCCTATATTCTGTTTCTCAGTGGTGGACAACCAGATGTTCCTCAAAAGCCTATTAGAGATCTGAAGGTCGGACCAAAGTCCAATCTAGTCCTATATTCTGTTTCTCAGTGGTGGACAACCAGATGTTCCTCAAAAGCCTACTAGAGATCTGAAGGTCGGACCAAAGTCCAATCTAGTCCTATATTCTGTTTCTCAGTGGTGGGCACCCAGATGTTCCTCAAAAGCCTACTGTCAGGACCCAGAAGCCACAGCACCTCTTGGTGTTCCCAGAACCTACTTCTAAACCCAGAAACTGTCCTGAGCCATGGTAACCAATAATCATTCATAAcacttgtcctccatgaatccattCGATGCTTCTTTAAAGCCCAGTTGGCGGCTGATGCTGCGTCAGGAGGCAGTGAACGCCATCCTTGGACGATGAGTTGCAACAGCTTGTCCTTTGTTCAGAATTTGTCTGGCAGGCCTTGGAGGGAAGAGAGGAACCCTCCGATGCTCCCAGCTAATTATCTCACAAGATGGCTGCGAGACAGAGGCGAGATAAGAGCCGTAAATCATACTAGGTGATTCTGTAACCGTGACTAATAACTTCTGGGGAGATCAGACTAGAGTCTGCAAGTCTGACGTGAGGATTAGTAAAGGCACCCAGCCCATCCAGCAGAAGGCGACGGATGTGGCCCCTTTCCTTGACCTTATATAACCAGTGACTTCCTTCTCTTAGCTTCACTAGGCAGCAGATGGGGACGGATCTTGGCCACCGGTGGGGCTTTCTTCACCATAAATGGTCTCATCTTCTTAATTACCCACTACTATTTCCTACCAAAGGTGAGTGAGGTTTCCTACAGAAGTCCCATAACACAGAGGTTTGGGGGAATGCCCCGCTCCTGTACCAAACAGAAGGGCCACCGATCTCCTGGTGGGGCCCGAAGAGGTACAACCAACCTACAGACcggagagatcaattcccctgaggAAAAGGGATATTTTGGAGGGTTGGGGATTGATCTCTGTCTTCCAGTTAGGCAGCGGGATCATGCATGAGATTTCACTCGGGTGAAAACCACCCACAGAGGTCTTTAATAACTTCCTTTTAATTCTTTTCAGGTCTCTGCAAGGAACTGTTCATAACTCCTCTCACACAGCCTTCCGGATTCTCCACCAGCTTCTTCCCTGCcccagggacggggggggggggggactccattcATTTGTAAACttagttggggggggagggatattcTTAAACCAAAGCCAAAAAACAAAGGCAAGATCCTAAAGCATGACATTCTCACTTTGGACTCTTCTGAACGGGCTGCTGGTTTCTGGCCACAGACATTCTGCGTGATGGGTTTTCATTAAAGAGAACAGACTGACTGTCCCTTCATCTTCCTTGTCGGATGCTCGTTAGATATGTGATCTGATGCAGCAGCtttcttggggaggagggggggggacatgaaaTGTCCCAGCTTCTATTCCGTTGGCGTCCAATTATTTTCTGACTTGCTTGGCTTTTTTtggtgcaaaaagaaaaaatcgCTTTGATGAAAAGCAGCGCTGAAAATCTCCGAAGGATGAGACCGGCTCAGCAGGGGCTCTCTCCCCGATTAATGATGGAAGTATTGCTTTGTGACGCAGGGCAGTGCTCTTTTTCTGCAGTGTCCTAGCTTGCTCCGGGCTGGCTGACTAAGCCGAGCTCTGTTAGCGGATATTTCTTCCGTAGGAATGACTCAGGGGCTGTTCCAGACTCCGTGGCaaaagaggagagggagatggttcaggaggaggaggagaaaaaggataactggatttttgtaccccatttttaatgacctgaaggagtctcaaagtggtttacaatcgcctccccctccccacaacaggcaccctgtgaggtaggtgggggcttaaagagctctgggagaacggtgactggcccaaagtcacccagacggctgcatgtggaagaggaagagaagggaatcaaacccggttctccagatcagaggacaccactgctcctaaccatgacaccaagctggcttaagaAGAAGACAGCATAACAGTTGCTATTGAATAGACTTGTATTTCCAAAAAACAGACTCTGTGGCCCTCAACCTGACAAAATAACATTTGTGCGGGTCACTTTCCATAGACTCCAGTAACAAAAAAGATCACATAATCTATGGGATCCAACCCTGCGTTTTTGCTGATAGACTAT
The Paroedura picta isolate Pp20150507F chromosome 16, Ppicta_v3.0, whole genome shotgun sequence genome window above contains:
- the LOC143825754 gene encoding uncharacterized protein LOC143825754 isoform X1 — encoded protein: MAHVFLVPILVFLHAVLPPDSAAEELPSPELLVHPEYHPYYEGENVEFSCVAKINKTVGGYQFFSRDGPVVPKLVINGFWSGQLFVTVQREKAGTYSCEYWRGDIGEGTSSQRSNTITLDVQEAPKKPSLALNHIHPENRWGDYVSLVCSAPPEAKEIVEFQYFGDRQIIQAPKPLNNTDIYNLSITEPKDLGKFRCAYIQFLSGRNVRSKKSDPVFIDLAASLGSRWGRILATGGAFFTINGLIFLITHYYFLPKVSARNCS
- the LOC143825754 gene encoding uncharacterized protein LOC143825754 isoform X2 — encoded protein: MAHVFLVPILVFLHAVLPPDSAAELPSPELLVHPEYHPYYEGENVEFSCVAKINKTVGGYQFFSRDGPVVPKLVINGFWSGQLFVTVQREKAGTYSCEYWRGDIGEGTSSQRSNTITLDVQEAPKKPSLALNHIHPENRWGDYVSLVCSAPPEAKEIVEFQYFGDRQIIQAPKPLNNTDIYNLSITEPKDLGKFRCAYIQFLSGRNVRSKKSDPVFIDLAASLGSRWGRILATGGAFFTINGLIFLITHYYFLPKVSARNCS
- the LOC143825754 gene encoding uncharacterized protein LOC143825754 isoform X3, which gives rise to MAHVFLVPILEELPSPELLVHPEYHPYYEGENVEFSCVAKINKTVGGYQFFSRDGPVVPKLVINGFWSGQLFVTVQREKAGTYSCEYWRGDIGEGTSSQRSNTITLDVQEAPKKPSLALNHIHPENRWGDYVSLVCSAPPEAKEIVEFQYFGDRQIIQAPKPLNNTDIYNLSITEPKDLGKFRCAYIQFLSGRNVRSKKSDPVFIDLAASLGSRWGRILATGGAFFTINGLIFLITHYYFLPKVSARNCS